The Calditerrivibrio nitroreducens DSM 19672 genome window below encodes:
- a CDS encoding phosphate acyltransferase: MIEIGSNIKKIIDTEQIDVDFLLKQINLSEEEFKAILENETKPTVSTLLKLSRALNKDLSLLIYGNEFKPKKAVATRRDERVPVRRRRGYDYESLAPFYIGRSMEPLIVDVRRDEKQEFSSHKGEEFHYIMSGKVKTVVGEEEFILEDGDTLYFDSSIPHCINSISDYSRLLVVVFNSESMVHQVKGKKMRDMVQAAKLLPRKNISLICPDDSSLGAANRAIEEGIVDKIYLVGNIAKTEAYCKGFLNYKNHYEFVDLDVTDNYELDAARKGVEIVRRGDAHLIMKGKINTQNFVKAILDKEKGLNIGRRLSLVSIFELPSVDRLIFLTDPAINPSLFVDDKLESSFDILKNAIEAARSLGVDKPRVALLDANEVPSSKIPTSLLEKQLSEMKWEDAYVYGPLSYDLALYPDSVEKKGLKDNPVAGKADILVVPHIEGGNFLYKAWVMTMGVEVANLVLGAACPVILTSRSDGEMTKFLTICASSIFSSHSGKL; encoded by the coding sequence ATGATTGAAATAGGTAGCAATATCAAAAAAATCATTGATACAGAGCAGATAGATGTAGATTTTTTATTAAAACAGATAAATTTATCAGAGGAAGAGTTTAAGGCTATTCTTGAAAATGAGACCAAACCAACGGTATCAACACTTCTAAAGCTTTCAAGGGCTTTAAATAAAGATCTTTCCCTTCTTATATATGGCAACGAATTTAAACCGAAAAAGGCTGTAGCCACAAGAAGAGATGAGAGAGTTCCGGTTAGAAGAAGAAGGGGGTATGATTACGAGAGCCTTGCCCCTTTTTACATCGGAAGGAGTATGGAGCCTTTAATAGTGGATGTGAGAAGGGATGAGAAGCAGGAGTTTAGCTCCCACAAAGGTGAAGAGTTTCATTATATTATGAGTGGAAAGGTGAAGACTGTTGTGGGGGAAGAGGAATTTATCCTTGAAGATGGGGACACACTATACTTTGATTCCTCTATTCCACATTGCATCAATTCTATTTCTGATTATTCGAGGCTTCTGGTGGTGGTATTTAATTCGGAATCTATGGTGCATCAGGTAAAAGGGAAGAAAATGAGGGATATGGTGCAGGCGGCAAAACTGTTGCCCAGGAAAAATATATCTCTGATCTGCCCGGATGATTCATCCCTTGGGGCTGCAAATAGAGCTATCGAAGAGGGGATTGTGGATAAAATATATCTTGTGGGGAACATTGCAAAAACGGAGGCTTATTGCAAAGGTTTCTTAAATTATAAAAATCACTACGAATTTGTGGATCTGGACGTCACAGACAATTATGAGCTTGATGCGGCCAGAAAAGGGGTGGAGATAGTTAGAAGGGGTGATGCGCATCTTATTATGAAGGGTAAGATAAATACCCAGAACTTTGTAAAAGCTATATTAGATAAAGAAAAAGGTTTAAATATAGGCAGAAGATTATCTCTTGTGAGCATTTTTGAGCTACCTTCTGTTGATAGACTGATATTTCTCACCGATCCGGCGATTAATCCATCACTCTTTGTGGATGATAAGCTTGAATCGAGTTTTGATATACTAAAAAATGCAATTGAAGCTGCCAGAAGTCTTGGGGTGGATAAACCAAGGGTTGCTCTACTTGACGCCAATGAGGTTCCATCTTCCAAAATCCCCACCAGTCTACTTGAAAAACAGCTATCAGAAATGAAGTGGGAGGATGCTTACGTGTATGGTCCGCTCTCTTATGACCTTGCACTTTACCCAGATTCTGTTGAAAAGAAAGGTTTGAAGGATAATCCGGTGGCCGGAAAGGCGGATATTCTGGTGGTTCCCCATATAGAAGGTGGTAATTTCCTCTATAAGGCATGGGTGATGACGATGGGGGTGGAGGTGGCAAATCTTGTGTTGGGGGCTGCCTGCCCGGTGATACTCACATCCAGAAGTGATGGGGAGATGACCAAGTTTCTTACAATATGCGCAAGCTCTATATTTAGTTCACATTCAGGAAAGCTTTAG
- the rsmA gene encoding 16S rRNA (adenine(1518)-N(6)/adenine(1519)-N(6))-dimethyltransferase RsmA, whose translation MLNLLNIYKNEFSKTKKSLGQHFLINQHYIEKILDAAYVSKDSRVLEIGPGCGALTVKILERGADLTAIEIDAVLVDFLKRYLHFYPNFKIIHSDFTKIDKSLLDGRYNVVGNLPYYVSVPILEKCTELIENINTMTFMFQKEVADRIISTPSKKSYSSLSVFCQYFFDIKKIFNISGGNFWPTTKVESTVLHFIPKKRQFDMDEKDFLNLVKLSFSSKRKMLKNNLHSIIDTGLINEFFKRDNVRAEELSVEDFINFYNFLKNAK comes from the coding sequence ATGTTAAATCTACTAAATATATATAAAAATGAATTTTCAAAAACCAAAAAATCTCTGGGGCAGCATTTTCTCATAAATCAACATTACATAGAAAAGATTCTGGACGCAGCCTATGTATCCAAAGATTCCAGGGTTTTAGAAATTGGCCCCGGTTGTGGAGCATTAACGGTAAAAATATTAGAAAGGGGTGCCGATCTTACTGCCATAGAAATCGATGCAGTGCTGGTGGATTTTCTAAAAAGGTATCTACATTTCTATCCAAACTTCAAAATAATCCATTCCGACTTTACTAAAATCGACAAATCATTACTCGATGGAAGATATAATGTGGTTGGTAATCTACCTTATTACGTTTCGGTGCCTATTCTTGAAAAATGTACAGAGTTAATTGAAAATATAAACACAATGACTTTTATGTTTCAAAAAGAGGTGGCGGATAGGATTATCTCCACACCCTCAAAGAAGAGCTACTCTTCCCTATCTGTATTCTGTCAATACTTTTTTGATATAAAAAAGATCTTCAATATATCAGGTGGTAATTTCTGGCCAACCACAAAAGTGGAATCAACAGTTCTCCATTTTATACCCAAAAAACGACAATTCGATATGGATGAAAAAGATTTTCTAAATCTTGTGAAACTCAGCTTCTCATCTAAAAGGAAGATGCTTAAAAATAACCTACATAGCATTATTGATACAGGTCTCATAAATGAATTTTTTAAAAGGGATAATGTAAGAGCAGAAGAACTATCCGTTGAAGATTTTATAAATTTTTACAACTTTTTAAAAAATGCTAAATAA
- a CDS encoding lytic transglycosylase domain-containing protein codes for MRKIVLLLLSISLLGCAGLSKPASVAYQNRTTKPLESKNLDIQNTKMPSPHYIYSPEIRTSASIDLLNIEEDNQKVVVSSDKDNKQKKPKTDTINFSNIYQPNFDTSFLFQDNKKLKLNYNTLDNITETFNVPVTINDRVKKYIDRFTTTSRNTMQRWINNSFKYLFYVKDLFQSYGLPTDLSYLPLAESGFDPIVRSRAGAVGMWQFMESTGRLYGLKVNYWVDERKDFEKSTDAAARHLKDLYEKFNDWSLALAAYNAGAGRIQKAIDKFNTDDYFELSSYKHLAEETKDYVPKYTALMIIHKNLIQYGFEYPDIQPIIYEKVKLDYPVNLYILSKLTGVELSDIIELNPSLRRWITPPSDTFELKIPVGYKDKVLAVLNSYSPEELLQVRIFTPTRKTRVADIAKKFKISSDRIMAMNGFKKPVVRAGFPVIIPSEKGNIVIDTKKLETMTTISDKPEIDTISYKVKKGDTLAKIAKRYKTTTKAIQSFNRITTIKVGMNIEIPVKNSSKTASKSNLKQKTGKNTPTKQKYITYKVQKGDTIYKLANKYDTDPDLIIKLNNIKSLKQGQKIKIPKS; via the coding sequence ATGAGAAAAATAGTACTTTTGCTTTTATCGATATCACTATTAGGTTGTGCCGGATTATCTAAGCCTGCTTCTGTCGCTTACCAAAACAGAACCACAAAACCTTTAGAGTCAAAAAACCTTGATATACAAAATACAAAAATGCCATCACCGCATTACATATATTCGCCAGAAATTAGAACATCTGCAAGTATCGATCTTTTAAACATCGAAGAAGATAATCAAAAAGTAGTCGTTAGCTCAGATAAAGATAACAAACAAAAAAAACCTAAAACAGATACAATAAATTTCTCAAATATTTACCAACCAAATTTTGACACCTCTTTCCTATTTCAGGACAACAAAAAATTAAAGCTAAATTATAATACTCTGGATAACATAACCGAAACATTTAACGTACCTGTAACAATAAACGATAGGGTGAAGAAATATATCGATAGGTTTACCACAACCTCCCGTAACACGATGCAGAGATGGATAAACAATTCATTTAAATATCTATTTTATGTTAAAGATCTTTTTCAGAGCTACGGTTTACCCACAGATCTCTCCTATTTACCACTTGCAGAAAGTGGGTTTGATCCCATTGTTAGATCAAGGGCAGGTGCAGTAGGGATGTGGCAATTTATGGAATCCACCGGAAGACTTTATGGATTGAAAGTAAATTACTGGGTGGATGAAAGGAAAGATTTTGAGAAATCCACAGATGCAGCTGCAAGACATTTAAAAGATCTATACGAAAAGTTTAACGATTGGTCTCTTGCCCTTGCGGCCTATAATGCTGGTGCGGGTAGAATTCAAAAAGCAATCGATAAGTTTAACACAGATGATTATTTTGAATTGTCCAGCTACAAACATCTTGCAGAGGAAACTAAAGACTATGTTCCAAAATACACAGCCCTTATGATTATACACAAAAATCTTATCCAATATGGTTTTGAGTATCCAGACATCCAGCCGATCATTTATGAAAAAGTTAAATTAGATTACCCTGTAAATCTTTATATTTTAAGCAAATTGACAGGGGTGGAGCTTAGTGATATAATAGAGCTTAACCCATCCCTCAGAAGATGGATCACTCCACCATCTGATACATTTGAGCTTAAAATTCCAGTGGGTTATAAAGATAAGGTTCTGGCGGTTTTAAATAGTTATTCTCCGGAAGAGCTTTTGCAGGTGAGGATCTTTACTCCAACCAGAAAAACGAGGGTAGCTGATATCGCTAAAAAATTTAAGATATCATCTGATCGTATAATGGCCATGAACGGTTTTAAGAAACCTGTTGTCAGGGCAGGTTTCCCTGTAATTATTCCATCAGAAAAGGGAAACATTGTGATTGATACCAAAAAGTTAGAAACCATGACTACCATTTCCGACAAACCAGAAATAGATACGATTAGTTATAAAGTGAAAAAAGGTGATACCCTTGCGAAAATAGCAAAAAGATATAAAACAACCACTAAAGCCATCCAAAGCTTCAACAGGATAACAACAATAAAGGTGGGTATGAATATTGAAATCCCCGTCAAGAATTCATCTAAAACTGCAAGTAAATCAAATTTAAAACAGAAAACAGGCAAAAATACTCCAACAAAACAGAAATATATCACTTATAAAGTGCAAAAAGGGGACACAATATATAAACTTGCCAATAAATATGATACAGACCCCGATCTCATCATAAAATTAAATAATATAAAGAGTCTCAAACAGGGACAAAAAATAAAAATCCCAAAATCATAA
- a CDS encoding metal ABC transporter ATP-binding protein, producing MKTVVDLQNIYFRYDNEDFWILEDVNLTVKEGDYLIIVGPNGGGKTTLIKVMLGLLSPTKGAVNLNIKHSEIGYLPQYISLKRDFPIKVRDVILLGLPKGKAFSNEYFDEIVNELKIGDLLHKKVSELSGGQLQRVLLARAVISRPGLLILDEPTSNIDPYGTFCFFSYLEKLNKDMTIVMVTHNLGLIMSGVKSVACVNRKLIFMNKPQINQEMIELMYGVHDQHSCHLGQYLHDEIAHISRGGVS from the coding sequence TTGAAAACGGTAGTTGATTTGCAAAATATCTATTTCAGGTATGATAATGAGGATTTCTGGATACTTGAAGATGTAAACCTTACGGTGAAAGAAGGGGACTATCTAATTATAGTTGGGCCAAACGGGGGAGGTAAGACCACTCTAATAAAGGTAATGTTAGGTCTTTTAAGCCCCACAAAAGGAGCAGTAAATCTAAATATAAAACATTCAGAAATAGGGTATCTGCCGCAGTATATATCATTGAAAAGGGATTTCCCCATCAAAGTCAGGGATGTTATTCTTCTGGGATTGCCTAAAGGGAAAGCTTTTTCAAATGAATATTTTGATGAAATTGTAAATGAACTCAAAATAGGTGATCTGCTTCATAAAAAGGTATCTGAACTGTCCGGTGGGCAACTGCAAAGGGTACTTCTGGCGAGGGCGGTTATTTCAAGACCAGGACTTTTGATTCTCGATGAACCAACATCCAATATAGACCCCTATGGTACATTCTGTTTTTTTTCATATCTTGAAAAGTTGAATAAAGATATGACAATAGTGATGGTCACCCATAATCTTGGTCTTATAATGTCGGGAGTAAAATCTGTTGCCTGTGTAAATAGAAAATTGATATTTATGAATAAGCCCCAGATAAATCAGGAAATGATAGAGCTGATGTATGGTGTTCATGATCAGCATAGCTGCCATCTTGGGCAATATCTCCACGATGAAATAGCACATATTTCCAGAGGTGGTGTGAGCTAA
- a CDS encoding 3'-5' exonuclease has product MLNKSIYETDFIVIDLETTGISPYKGAKIVEIAALKIEKGLKINPKNSFYSLVNPLIPIPYSAYRVHKISNEIVKDYPTIEKVLPKFLEFLDTPFIIGQNISFDYSFIKYFSDLYNFRLKEFIIIDTINIAKKIAPNLKRYNLDNLITYFGIENILGNGKRHRADFDIYATALIFIKSIEIIENYKIDLKISDLI; this is encoded by the coding sequence ATGCTAAATAAAAGTATCTATGAAACAGATTTTATCGTAATAGATTTAGAAACAACGGGTATCTCACCGTATAAAGGTGCAAAGATTGTGGAGATAGCCGCACTAAAAATAGAAAAAGGGCTGAAAATAAATCCTAAAAATTCATTTTATTCCCTCGTAAACCCACTTATACCTATCCCCTATTCCGCCTATAGAGTACACAAAATTAGCAATGAAATTGTCAAAGACTACCCAACTATAGAAAAGGTTTTACCAAAATTTTTAGAATTTTTGGATACTCCATTTATAATAGGTCAAAATATATCATTTGACTACAGCTTTATAAAATATTTCTCCGACTTGTATAACTTTAGACTTAAAGAATTTATAATTATAGATACCATCAATATTGCAAAAAAGATAGCTCCTAATTTAAAACGATACAATTTAGATAATCTTATAACTTATTTTGGAATAGAAAATATCCTCGGTAATGGCAAAAGGCACAGAGCAGATTTTGATATCTACGCCACCGCCTTGATTTTCATAAAATCAATTGAAATTATAGAAAATTATAAGATAGATTTGAAAATATCCGATTTAATTTAA
- a CDS encoding molybdopterin-dependent oxidoreductase — MKKFICSKDCIEACFAYVDGLSIIPENRENTGRFVCSKLGKFLQREVFSSDLSFINVNGKQEHPDLQEIIKSIASYISVNKDKNILFIRGSGSLGYMMNYWDLLFSHFPNIYFVDGSLCLETGESAHIKDFGVYVNPPVENLSEVDNIVLFGRDAHNVSPHLYSYLKKLKNDGKKIIYIDPILRKTVRISDRYIRIKPASDNFLAAAIIKNLSLDDIPYDLNYLIEKCNVSENDLSYLVDTFKNGKTGIITGYGLQRYKNGENIVRWINRLAYFTNNLNYLYYVRSSKAGLPKPDIKNPTINISEILSYLNKGFFHGGIIVASNPLISYPSSKKLEELLKKLTFLLVVDTNKTETAEIATHFIKVHGMFAQEDISGSYFYDNRLHKRDKVFDKLSDIDVIKAISKELEVNIDIKFPPIPEKKEYETRKYKTNSLQLLENKSEGLRLISGSHYSYLNSQRFGDFVENFIYISPIDAQKYNLTDEEVVNISNENGTIKGKVKISEMCDEGYLFCYKCQDLIEGHPNILTTYTPTDSFTGIALYDTFVQLEKQKYHQ; from the coding sequence ATGAAAAAGTTTATCTGTTCAAAAGATTGTATTGAAGCATGTTTTGCTTATGTTGATGGTCTATCCATAATACCTGAAAATAGAGAAAATACCGGTAGGTTTGTATGTTCAAAACTTGGAAAATTTTTACAAAGGGAGGTTTTTTCAAGTGATTTAAGTTTCATAAATGTAAATGGCAAACAGGAACATCCCGATCTACAAGAAATAATAAAATCGATCGCCAGCTATATTTCAGTAAACAAAGATAAAAATATCTTATTCATAAGAGGTTCTGGTAGCCTGGGTTATATGATGAACTACTGGGATCTGCTCTTTTCACATTTTCCGAACATATACTTCGTAGATGGATCCTTATGTCTTGAAACCGGTGAATCAGCCCATATAAAAGATTTTGGAGTATACGTAAATCCTCCAGTTGAAAATCTTTCTGAAGTAGATAATATTGTTCTTTTTGGAAGGGATGCCCACAACGTTTCCCCCCATCTTTATAGTTATCTCAAAAAGCTTAAGAATGATGGTAAAAAGATCATTTACATAGATCCTATCCTCAGGAAAACCGTTAGAATTTCAGATAGATACATAAGAATCAAACCCGCATCTGACAACTTTCTGGCCGCAGCCATTATCAAAAATCTTTCGTTAGATGATATACCATATGATCTAAATTATCTGATTGAAAAGTGCAATGTATCAGAAAATGACCTAAGTTATCTCGTGGATACTTTCAAAAATGGTAAAACCGGAATAATCACAGGTTATGGTTTACAAAGGTACAAAAACGGTGAAAACATCGTCCGATGGATAAATAGATTGGCATACTTTACAAACAACCTAAACTATCTATACTACGTCAGAAGCTCCAAAGCTGGTTTGCCGAAACCTGATATTAAAAACCCCACGATCAATATATCAGAAATACTCTCTTATCTAAATAAAGGCTTTTTTCACGGGGGGATTATTGTGGCTTCTAATCCTCTAATATCCTACCCATCTTCAAAAAAATTGGAAGAACTTCTAAAAAAGCTCACTTTTCTATTGGTGGTGGACACAAACAAAACCGAAACAGCAGAAATTGCAACTCATTTTATAAAGGTACATGGCATGTTTGCTCAGGAAGATATATCCGGTAGCTACTTCTACGATAATAGACTTCATAAAAGAGATAAAGTCTTTGATAAATTATCAGATATTGATGTCATAAAGGCGATTTCAAAAGAGTTAGAAGTAAACATTGATATTAAGTTCCCACCCATACCAGAAAAAAAAGAATATGAAACAAGAAAATACAAAACAAACTCTTTACAACTATTAGAAAATAAGTCAGAAGGTCTAAGACTTATCTCAGGATCCCATTATAGCTATCTCAACTCCCAGAGGTTTGGAGATTTTGTGGAAAATTTTATATATATTTCACCAATAGATGCACAAAAATACAATCTTACAGATGAAGAAGTGGTAAACATCTCAAACGAAAATGGCACCATTAAGGGAAAAGTAAAAATCTCAGAGATGTGTGATGAAGGGTATTTATTCTGCTACAAATGTCAGGATCTTATAGAAGGTCACCCAAATATACTAACAACCTACACCCCAACAGATTCTTTCACAGGCATTGCCCTCTATGATACTTTTGTGCAGCTGGAAAAACAAAAGTATCACCAATAA
- the pdxA gene encoding 4-hydroxythreonine-4-phosphate dehydrogenase PdxA: MKNRIAITMGDPSGIGPEIIFKLFKNHNLENYDIKVVGIKDVFKDFGNINFEIIEPEYKGEKRFPIGKVNAESGMVSMLCVELAVSLALKREIDAIVTAPINKKSISIAGFPFPGHTEFLAHLTGSYDYSMMLVGDKIKTVLVTTHSPIKSLPDKITQESVLKAIKNAHNAGKYFGNDHPHVAVCGLNPHAGDEGAIGNEEEVIIKPAIEEGRKIGINATGPYPADSLFAKMLSGFCDIAVAMYHDQGLIPVKMESFGNAVNVTLNLPIIRTSVDHGTAFDIAGKNIASELSLLRAIKTADIMINNVKSTKYI, encoded by the coding sequence ATGAAAAATAGAATAGCTATCACGATGGGTGATCCTTCAGGTATAGGCCCAGAGATCATATTTAAACTGTTTAAAAACCACAACCTTGAAAACTATGATATAAAAGTTGTGGGAATTAAAGATGTATTCAAGGATTTTGGCAATATAAATTTTGAGATCATCGAACCTGAATATAAAGGTGAAAAAAGATTCCCTATAGGTAAAGTAAATGCAGAAAGTGGTATGGTATCGATGCTATGTGTGGAATTGGCAGTTAGTCTTGCATTAAAAAGAGAAATTGATGCAATAGTCACAGCTCCCATAAATAAAAAATCGATAAGCATCGCAGGTTTTCCATTTCCGGGACACACAGAATTTCTTGCACATCTGACAGGTTCATACGATTACTCAATGATGCTCGTGGGTGATAAAATCAAAACAGTCCTCGTCACCACCCATTCACCGATAAAATCACTGCCGGATAAAATCACCCAGGAATCGGTATTAAAAGCCATAAAAAATGCCCACAACGCCGGGAAATATTTTGGAAATGATCACCCACACGTAGCAGTATGTGGACTTAATCCTCATGCTGGTGATGAAGGGGCAATTGGTAATGAGGAAGAGGTTATAATAAAACCTGCCATCGAAGAAGGCAGGAAAATCGGGATTAACGCAACAGGCCCATACCCAGCCGACTCACTTTTTGCCAAGATGCTATCAGGATTTTGTGACATAGCCGTGGCAATGTATCATGATCAGGGTTTGATCCCTGTAAAGATGGAAAGTTTTGGAAATGCCGTCAATGTAACTTTAAACTTACCCATCATAAGAACATCGGTGGATCATGGCACCGCATTTGATATAGCTGGTAAAAACATCGCCTCCGAATTAAGCCTTTTAAGAGCAATAAAAACTGCAGATATAATGATAAACAATGTTAAATCTACTAAATATATATAA
- the buk gene encoding butyrate kinase, whose protein sequence is MLIVAIDPGSTSTKLGVLKGGKIIKKSISHDRKVIDACQTIYEQKDFRFSIIKQALGELLDNTEKVDAVVGRGGLMKPIQGGVYKVNERMIEDLKVGVMGQHAANLGGIIARELSLIYGCEAYITNPPVIDEMLPIAKVSGFKGIERKSMFHALNQKAIALKVSEKLGKRYEDLNLIVAHLGGGISIGIHSKGKVVDVNNALDGDGPFSPERTGGLPVDGVLELLKRNIYTIEELRSVVSRKGGLYSYLNTIDLKEVEKMIDNGDENAKLYYEAMAYQVSKEIGALSTVVSGNLDGIVLTGGLAYSERFVRLITDRISFLGKIFVEPGENEIEALIDAGIRVLSGKEIPKEYN, encoded by the coding sequence ATGTTAATAGTAGCAATAGATCCGGGGTCCACTTCAACGAAATTAGGTGTTTTAAAGGGTGGTAAGATTATCAAAAAATCTATTTCGCACGATAGGAAAGTTATAGATGCATGTCAAACAATTTATGAGCAGAAAGATTTTAGGTTTAGTATTATCAAACAAGCTTTGGGGGAATTGTTAGATAATACTGAAAAAGTTGATGCGGTTGTGGGTAGGGGTGGGCTTATGAAGCCTATTCAGGGGGGGGTGTATAAAGTTAACGAGAGGATGATTGAAGATTTAAAAGTTGGTGTGATGGGGCAGCATGCTGCAAATCTTGGGGGGATCATTGCAAGGGAATTGTCACTTATCTATGGTTGTGAAGCCTATATCACAAATCCACCTGTAATTGATGAAATGCTTCCTATTGCTAAAGTATCTGGATTTAAAGGTATTGAAAGAAAAAGTATGTTCCATGCACTAAATCAGAAGGCTATAGCCCTGAAAGTTTCAGAAAAATTGGGGAAAAGATACGAAGATTTAAATCTTATTGTGGCTCATCTGGGTGGGGGGATATCTATAGGTATTCATTCGAAAGGGAAGGTTGTGGATGTGAATAACGCCCTTGACGGTGACGGACCTTTTTCTCCGGAAAGAACTGGTGGCTTGCCTGTGGATGGGGTTTTGGAGCTTTTGAAAAGGAATATATATACAATTGAAGAATTAAGATCCGTTGTATCCAGAAAAGGGGGGTTGTATTCTTACCTGAATACAATTGATTTAAAAGAGGTTGAAAAAATGATAGACAACGGGGATGAAAATGCTAAATTATACTATGAGGCTATGGCTTATCAGGTTTCAAAAGAGATAGGTGCCCTTTCTACTGTTGTAAGTGGCAATCTGGATGGTATTGTCCTGACAGGTGGGCTTGCGTATAGCGAGAGATTCGTAAGGCTTATTACTGATAGGATATCATTTTTAGGTAAAATATTTGTTGAGCCGGGTGAAAATGAGATAGAAGCCCTCATAGATGCCGGAATAAGGGTTTTAAGTGGTAAAGAGATTCCAAAAGAATATAATTAG
- a CDS encoding metal ABC transporter solute-binding protein, Zn/Mn family: protein MKRIFFTFFLLFSLITANATERLIAVTILPQKFITEKIAGNLWTVISIIPEGANPHTYEPKINTLKNISNASAYLSLEDVLDEIWVRKILDVNKKIKIFKMDKGVEKLRMSDDDHHHGKKLFHDPHIWLSLDNMKIVAQNTKDALSSIDPANKTNYEKNYEQLIKDIDNLKNEVSRQLVAKKSKSFLVFHPSWGYFARDFGLNQVSIEFEGKEPSPKRLKEIISFAKSKNIKVIFVQPQISSSTVETLAKELGATVVKINPLEYDWLKNMKYVSQKIAEGLQ from the coding sequence ATGAAAAGAATATTTTTTACCTTTTTTTTGCTTTTTTCTTTAATTACGGCTAATGCCACAGAGAGGCTTATAGCAGTAACCATTTTGCCTCAAAAATTTATCACCGAAAAGATTGCTGGTAATCTCTGGACGGTCATATCCATAATACCTGAAGGGGCAAACCCACATACCTATGAACCTAAGATTAACACTTTGAAAAATATAAGCAATGCATCGGCTTATCTAAGTCTTGAAGATGTGCTGGATGAGATTTGGGTGAGAAAGATACTTGATGTAAACAAAAAAATTAAAATATTTAAGATGGATAAAGGGGTGGAAAAGTTGAGAATGTCGGATGATGATCATCATCATGGTAAAAAACTGTTTCACGATCCACATATATGGCTTTCTCTCGATAATATGAAAATAGTAGCACAAAACACAAAAGATGCCCTTTCAAGCATAGATCCTGCTAATAAAACGAATTATGAGAAAAACTACGAACAGCTTATCAAAGATATAGATAATCTCAAAAATGAAGTGTCCCGTCAATTAGTTGCAAAAAAAAGTAAAAGTTTTTTAGTATTCCATCCGTCATGGGGGTATTTTGCCAGAGACTTTGGTTTAAATCAGGTTTCCATAGAATTTGAGGGGAAAGAGCCCTCTCCAAAAAGGTTGAAAGAAATAATATCTTTTGCTAAAAGTAAGAATATAAAAGTTATATTTGTACAGCCTCAGATTTCGAGCTCCACAGTGGAAACACTTGCAAAAGAGCTCGGGGCTACAGTTGTAAAGATAAATCCGCTGGAATACGATTGGCTTAAAAATATGAAATATGTATCACAAAAAATTGCTGAGGGGTTACAGTAA
- a CDS encoding metal ABC transporter permease: MDGFFDYIFLKNAIFGIVLSSFICGIVGSIVVVNRIVSLAGSIAHAAYGGVGLAFYFGLPVTTTTMVFSSISGFIVGFLTKKENTLSDSFIGMIWAFGMALGIILTDLTPGYNADLMSYLFGNVLTITDADLILSGVLLSLILILLILNYKTVVLVSFDKDYSKVVGYRVDIINYIILIIVSLSIVILIKMTGIILVMAMLTIPQSIAIKRCKSLSSMMVLSSFIALVFSLIGFMIAYHFNLSTGASIILFSVVVYFIDTLVNYVRR, from the coding sequence ATGGATGGGTTTTTTGATTATATATTCTTAAAAAATGCAATCTTTGGGATTGTTTTAAGCAGTTTTATATGTGGAATAGTGGGCAGCATAGTGGTTGTAAATAGAATCGTATCCCTTGCAGGTAGTATCGCCCATGCTGCTTATGGTGGTGTGGGTCTTGCCTTCTATTTTGGTTTACCCGTCACCACCACAACTATGGTTTTTTCTTCTATATCCGGATTTATCGTAGGGTTTTTAACCAAAAAAGAAAATACCCTTTCGGACTCATTCATAGGGATGATCTGGGCGTTTGGTATGGCTTTAGGGATCATACTCACCGATCTTACCCCCGGATATAATGCAGATCTGATGTCATATCTATTTGGGAATGTACTGACCATAACAGATGCAGACCTTATATTATCAGGGGTACTTTTATCGTTGATCTTAATACTTCTTATTTTGAATTATAAAACTGTGGTTCTTGTATCATTTGATAAAGATTATTCAAAGGTGGTGGGATACAGAGTGGATATCATTAATTATATTATCCTGATTATCGTTTCCCTTTCAATAGTGATACTTATCAAAATGACAGGTATTATCCTTGTGATGGCTATGCTTACCATACCCCAGAGCATCGCAATTAAAAGATGTAAAAGCCTTTCGTCTATGATGGTTTTGTCAAGCTTTATTGCTCTTGTATTCTCCCTGATTGGATTTATGATTGCCTACCATTTTAACCTATCCACCGGAGCATCAATAATTCTTTTTTCTGTAGTTGTATATTTTATAGACACTCTGGTGAACTATGTCAGAAGGTAA